The Hahella sp. HNIBRBA332 genome window below encodes:
- a CDS encoding M23 family metallopeptidase, which yields MNIIFLRDGHGQSRARSMGARAVVLTAVLALSLVAALLAGAFWLGRQSAASDASITPELVKTWQENLKQQKEEIRTYKLLAQQNIDALTLRMGELQARLLRLDALGQRLTDVAGLDEGEFDFESSPALGGPEEPALEQSFSVPMLTQVLESIEQQAESREQQLRVMDELFVNQRFQREQFVAGRPIKKGWLSSHYGFRSDPFTGKRAWHSGVDFAGKDGSDIVAVAGGVVTLSEERFGYGNLVEVNHGGGLVTRYAHCAKLLVKTGDVVQKGQVLAKMGSTGRSTGPHVHFEVLQDGRSANPTKFIHRASR from the coding sequence CTCTGGTGGCTGCGTTGCTGGCGGGGGCGTTTTGGCTTGGGCGACAGTCCGCCGCATCGGACGCTTCCATTACTCCTGAGCTGGTTAAAACCTGGCAGGAAAATCTGAAACAACAGAAAGAAGAAATCCGCACTTATAAATTACTCGCACAACAGAATATAGATGCGCTGACACTGCGAATGGGCGAGTTGCAAGCCAGATTGTTGCGGCTTGATGCGCTTGGTCAGCGCCTTACCGATGTAGCGGGTCTGGATGAAGGGGAGTTTGACTTTGAGTCATCGCCTGCACTGGGTGGGCCTGAAGAACCTGCTTTAGAGCAGTCATTCTCTGTTCCCATGCTAACGCAAGTGCTGGAGTCCATAGAGCAGCAGGCTGAATCCCGCGAACAGCAACTGCGAGTGATGGATGAGCTATTCGTCAACCAACGTTTTCAAAGAGAGCAGTTTGTCGCCGGGCGTCCAATCAAGAAAGGCTGGTTGTCCTCGCATTATGGTTTCCGTTCAGATCCATTCACTGGCAAGCGGGCGTGGCATTCTGGCGTAGACTTCGCCGGCAAAGATGGTAGCGATATTGTTGCGGTGGCTGGCGGAGTTGTAACGCTTTCGGAAGAACGCTTTGGCTATGGAAATTTGGTTGAGGTCAACCATGGCGGAGGGCTGGTTACTCGCTATGCGCACTGCGCCAAGCTGTTGGTTAAGACAGGGGATGTGGTGCAAAAAGGCCAAGTTTTGGCGAAGATGGGTAGCACTGGACGTTCCACGGGCCCCCATGTTCACTTTGAAGTTCTTCAGGATGGACGCTCAGCAAATCCCACAAAATTTATTCATCGCGCAAGTCGGTAA
- the secA gene encoding preprotein translocase subunit SecA yields the protein MFSSIARKIFGSKNAREIKRMGKAVKRINELEESISALDEAALKAKTQEFRSRLEKGETLDQLLPEAFAVAREAGKRVMGMRHFDVQLIGGMVLHEGKIAEMRTGEGKTLVATLPVYLNALTGKGVHVVTVNDYLARRDAEWMRPLYEYLGLSVGVVVSGQDGETKRAAYASDITYGTNNEFGFDYLRDNMAFSLTDKAQRGQHFAIVDEVDSILIDEARTPLIISGPAEDSSELYRKINELVPLLKKGEPPEEGQPVDGHFTVDEKSRSVELSESGHSYVEDLLTKNGLLEEGDSLYAATNLGLLHHISSALRAHHLYSKDVDYIVQNGQVVIVDEHTGRTMPGRRWGEGLHQAIEAKERIKIQAESQTLASTTFQNYFRLYEKLAGMTGTADTEAFEFRQIYGLDVIVIPTNKPIKRIDYNDLVYLSVDEKFQAVIDDIKDTVTQNRPVLVGTASIEASEYLSAMLKKEGIAHNVLNAKQHEREAHVIAQAGRPGAVTIATNMAGRGTDIVLGGNWEADVAELEDPTPEQIAQLKADWQKRHDQVIAAGGLHVVGSERHESRRIDNQLRGRSGRQGDPGSTRFYLSLEDNLMRIFASDRVKNIMQALGMQKGEAIEHRMVSNAIEKAQRKVEGRNFDIRKSLLEYDDVANDQRHVVYEQRNEIMATDDISEMIDAIRGDVVNATISQFIPPQSLAEQWNIPGLEKQLDSDFGVELPVQQWLDEDKHLHEETLREKILQAVVDSYREKEEVVGASVMRNFEKQVFLQVLDTLWKEHLSNMDLLRMGIHLRGYAQKNPKQEYKREAFELFQNMLDTIKQDVVRVICHVRVQKQEEMEELERRRREALAQQMQRAQATHPEAIEEGSDAEEQDESSDAPYVRDHKKVGRNEPCPCGSGKKYKQCHGRLE from the coding sequence ATGTTTTCATCTATCGCCAGGAAAATTTTCGGCAGCAAAAATGCCCGCGAAATTAAGCGCATGGGCAAAGCTGTCAAACGCATCAACGAACTGGAAGAGTCAATCAGCGCATTAGACGAAGCTGCTCTTAAAGCAAAAACGCAGGAGTTTCGCTCTCGACTTGAGAAGGGAGAAACGCTCGATCAGCTGCTGCCGGAAGCCTTTGCAGTCGCGCGGGAGGCGGGTAAGCGCGTGATGGGCATGCGCCATTTCGATGTTCAGTTGATCGGCGGTATGGTGTTGCATGAAGGCAAAATTGCAGAGATGCGTACCGGGGAAGGTAAGACGCTGGTAGCGACGCTTCCCGTGTATTTGAACGCCCTGACTGGAAAAGGCGTACATGTAGTCACCGTAAACGATTATCTGGCGCGTCGTGATGCGGAGTGGATGAGGCCTCTGTACGAATATCTGGGATTGAGCGTTGGCGTCGTAGTGAGTGGTCAGGACGGTGAAACCAAGCGCGCCGCATACGCATCAGACATTACTTACGGAACCAATAACGAGTTCGGTTTTGATTACCTCCGTGACAACATGGCGTTCAGCCTGACGGATAAGGCGCAACGCGGGCAGCATTTTGCGATTGTCGACGAGGTTGACTCGATTCTGATTGATGAGGCGCGAACGCCTTTGATTATCAGTGGTCCAGCTGAAGACAGCTCTGAATTGTACAGAAAGATCAACGAATTGGTTCCCTTGCTCAAGAAGGGAGAGCCGCCTGAGGAAGGGCAGCCTGTAGATGGTCACTTCACTGTTGATGAGAAAAGCCGCTCTGTGGAGCTATCAGAATCAGGCCACTCTTATGTTGAGGATCTGTTAACCAAAAACGGTTTGCTGGAAGAGGGCGACAGTCTCTACGCCGCAACGAACCTGGGGTTACTGCATCATATTAGCTCTGCTCTACGCGCCCATCATTTATATAGCAAAGACGTCGACTACATTGTGCAGAACGGCCAAGTGGTGATTGTCGACGAACATACTGGCAGAACCATGCCCGGACGGCGCTGGGGTGAAGGCCTGCATCAGGCGATTGAAGCGAAAGAGCGCATCAAGATTCAAGCTGAAAGTCAGACGCTTGCTTCCACCACCTTCCAGAATTACTTCCGTCTCTATGAGAAACTGGCCGGTATGACCGGTACTGCTGATACAGAAGCTTTCGAATTCCGCCAGATTTACGGTTTGGATGTGATTGTTATTCCCACCAATAAACCGATTAAGCGTATAGATTACAATGACTTGGTATATCTGTCCGTGGATGAGAAGTTCCAGGCGGTTATCGATGATATTAAGGATACAGTGACGCAAAATCGTCCGGTGCTGGTTGGTACAGCGTCTATTGAGGCGTCTGAATATTTGTCGGCCATGCTGAAAAAAGAAGGCATCGCTCACAACGTTTTGAACGCGAAACAACATGAGCGCGAAGCGCACGTTATCGCGCAAGCAGGTCGTCCCGGCGCTGTCACCATCGCCACCAATATGGCGGGGCGCGGTACGGATATTGTCTTGGGTGGAAACTGGGAAGCCGACGTCGCTGAGTTGGAGGATCCAACACCAGAGCAGATCGCTCAACTAAAAGCCGATTGGCAGAAGCGCCATGATCAAGTAATCGCTGCGGGCGGGCTGCATGTCGTTGGTTCTGAACGTCATGAGTCTCGGCGTATTGATAACCAGCTACGAGGACGCTCGGGTCGTCAGGGCGATCCAGGCTCGACTCGCTTCTACCTGTCTCTGGAAGACAATCTGATGCGTATTTTCGCCTCTGACCGGGTGAAAAATATCATGCAGGCGTTGGGCATGCAGAAAGGCGAGGCGATTGAGCACCGCATGGTGAGTAACGCAATCGAAAAAGCTCAGCGTAAAGTGGAAGGCCGCAACTTCGATATTCGTAAATCGCTGCTGGAATATGATGACGTGGCGAACGATCAGCGTCATGTGGTTTACGAGCAGCGTAACGAAATCATGGCGACTGATGATATTTCGGAAATGATTGACGCAATCCGCGGCGATGTGGTTAACGCCACGATCAGTCAGTTTATCCCTCCGCAAAGTTTGGCCGAACAGTGGAATATTCCAGGATTGGAAAAGCAACTGGACTCAGACTTTGGCGTTGAGTTGCCTGTGCAGCAATGGTTGGACGAAGACAAGCATCTGCATGAAGAGACCTTGCGTGAAAAAATTCTTCAGGCAGTTGTCGATTCGTATCGCGAGAAAGAAGAAGTGGTTGGCGCGTCCGTTATGCGCAACTTTGAGAAGCAGGTGTTCCTGCAAGTCCTGGACACCTTGTGGAAAGAGCATCTTTCCAATATGGACCTGCTGCGTATGGGAATTCACTTGCGTGGTTACGCGCAGAAAAACCCCAAACAGGAGTATAAACGCGAAGCGTTTGAACTGTTCCAGAATATGCTGGATACCATCAAGCAGGACGTGGTCAGAGTGATCTGTCATGTCAGGGTGCAAAAGCAGGAAGAAATGGAGGAGTTGGAACGCCGCCGTCGTGAAGCGCTGGCGCAGCAAATGCAGCGTGCTCAGGCGACTCACCCTGAGGCGATCGAAGAAGGTTCCGATGCGGAAGAGCAAGATGAAAGCTCTGATGCGCCTTATGTTCGCGATCACAAGAAAGTGGGTCGTAATGAGCCTTGCCCCTGTGGTTCCGGCAAAAAATATAAACAGTGTCATGGTCGCCTGGAGTAA
- the argJ gene encoding bifunctional glutamate N-acetyltransferase/amino-acid acetyltransferase ArgJ → MAVGHAPLPEFHPVAGVRIGVGSAGIKKPGRKDLVVFELCEGAQTAAVFTSNAFCAAPVTLAKRHLAEGSPRFLLINTGNANAGTGRQGMDNALRCCQALAQLGEVASEEVLPFSTGVIGEPLPVDKVVAGLPSALANLSENAWAEAAEGIMTTDTRPKGATMRLEIDGVAVHISGVSKGAGMIKPNMATMLGFVATDADIEPELLQRMLTAAANKSFNRITVDGDTSTNDACVLVATGRSGAPRFTQDNAELWRPFQEALDELMQRLAHAIVRDAEGATKFVAVNVQGATALSEALDVAYTIAHSPLVKTALFASDPNWGRILAAVGRAGLQNLEVERIHIYLNEVCIVEGGARAASYTEEAGQAVMDLEEITIRVDLGRGEVEDTVWTCDFSHEYVTINAEYRT, encoded by the coding sequence ATGGCTGTGGGGCATGCGCCTTTACCCGAGTTTCACCCTGTTGCAGGCGTTCGTATTGGGGTCGGGTCCGCCGGCATTAAAAAGCCAGGACGTAAAGACTTAGTGGTGTTTGAGCTCTGTGAAGGGGCGCAAACTGCTGCTGTTTTCACCAGCAACGCTTTTTGCGCTGCTCCAGTGACCCTGGCTAAACGTCACCTTGCTGAGGGCTCGCCTCGTTTTCTGTTGATCAACACTGGTAACGCCAATGCGGGCACTGGTCGGCAAGGTATGGACAACGCTTTAAGATGCTGTCAGGCGTTGGCGCAACTGGGCGAAGTGGCGTCTGAGGAAGTATTGCCGTTTTCCACTGGGGTGATTGGCGAGCCGTTGCCTGTGGATAAGGTTGTAGCAGGGTTGCCCAGCGCCTTGGCTAATCTCAGTGAGAACGCCTGGGCTGAGGCCGCCGAAGGCATAATGACGACAGATACCCGGCCTAAAGGCGCCACCATGCGTCTTGAAATTGATGGTGTTGCTGTTCATATCAGCGGTGTCAGCAAAGGCGCGGGGATGATTAAGCCGAATATGGCCACAATGCTGGGCTTTGTAGCGACGGATGCGGATATCGAGCCAGAGCTGCTGCAACGCATGCTGACTGCAGCGGCCAATAAATCTTTCAACCGCATCACCGTTGATGGCGATACTTCCACCAACGACGCCTGTGTATTGGTGGCGACTGGACGCTCCGGGGCTCCCAGATTTACTCAGGATAATGCTGAGCTGTGGCGACCGTTTCAGGAGGCGCTGGATGAGTTAATGCAGCGGCTTGCTCACGCCATTGTCAGGGATGCTGAGGGTGCGACCAAGTTCGTCGCCGTCAACGTTCAGGGCGCAACGGCGCTTAGTGAGGCGCTAGATGTCGCCTATACCATCGCCCACTCCCCTTTGGTCAAGACCGCGTTATTCGCCAGCGACCCTAATTGGGGGCGCATATTGGCGGCGGTTGGCCGCGCAGGCCTACAGAACCTTGAGGTAGAGCGCATCCATATCTATCTCAATGAGGTATGCATTGTTGAGGGCGGCGCACGGGCGGCTTCTTATACGGAAGAGGCGGGACAAGCGGTGATGGATCTTGAAGAGATTACCATTCGAGTCGATCTGGGACGTGGGGAGGTGGAAGACACTGTCTGGACCTGCGATTTCTCCCATGAATATGTCACCATCAATGCTGAATATCGCACCTGA
- the mutT gene encoding 8-oxo-dGTP diphosphatase MutT, with protein MKAVHVAVAVILNQHNKVLVARRPDHLHQGGLLEFPGGKVEPGETVLTALQRELFEEVGVQVDISEGAAHPLIQIEHHYPDKHVLLDVWRVSRFSGEAQGREGQYVAWLDLNELDPEAFPAANREIIAALRQAN; from the coding sequence ATGAAAGCCGTTCATGTCGCTGTTGCGGTGATTCTCAATCAACATAATAAAGTGTTGGTGGCCCGCAGACCTGACCATTTGCACCAAGGGGGGCTGTTAGAGTTTCCCGGAGGTAAAGTCGAACCCGGCGAAACGGTTTTAACTGCATTGCAGCGTGAACTTTTCGAGGAAGTTGGCGTCCAAGTGGATATATCTGAGGGTGCAGCACACCCTTTGATCCAAATAGAGCATCACTATCCTGATAAACATGTATTGTTGGATGTGTGGCGCGTATCCCGATTCTCTGGCGAGGCGCAAGGCCGTGAAGGTCAGTATGTGGCCTGGTTGGATCTGAATGAGCTTGATCCTGAGGCGTTTCCCGCCGCCAATCGTGAGATCATCGCGGCGTTGCGGCAAGCCAATTAG
- the moaC gene encoding cyclic pyranopterin monophosphate synthase MoaC: protein MAELTHLDEKGAAHMVDVSDKEATTRVARAEALIRMQPETLAMITEGRHKKGDVFAVARIAGIQAAKKTSDLIPLCHSLNLTSVKVNLEADSSASLVRIEAICKLDAKTGVEMEALTAASVAALTLYDMCKAVDKGMVIESVRLLEKQGGRSGHWKVQE from the coding sequence ATGGCGGAACTCACCCATCTTGATGAGAAGGGCGCAGCGCATATGGTGGACGTTTCCGATAAAGAAGCGACAACCCGAGTAGCGCGGGCGGAGGCATTGATTCGAATGCAGCCGGAAACCCTGGCCATGATTACCGAAGGCCGACACAAAAAAGGCGATGTCTTTGCTGTCGCCCGTATCGCTGGTATTCAAGCGGCGAAAAAGACTTCTGACCTGATTCCCCTGTGCCACAGCCTTAATCTGACCTCGGTGAAAGTAAACCTGGAGGCGGATTCGAGCGCTTCTTTGGTGCGTATTGAAGCGATATGTAAGCTTGATGCGAAAACCGGTGTGGAGATGGAGGCGCTGACAGCCGCCAGTGTGGCGGCGTTGACCCTTTATGATATGTGTAAAGCCGTGGATAAAGGGATGGTGATTGAATCGGTGCGCCTGCTGGAAAAGCAAGGTGGACGTAGCGGGCACTGGAAGGTTCAGGAGTAA
- the moaD gene encoding molybdopterin converting factor subunit 1, with amino-acid sequence MIKVLFFAKLREQVGRSEMQLPALDSGSSVASLLDAVIAELPEAEAVLRQGNVLAAINQEMAPLSATVADGDEVAFFPPVTGG; translated from the coding sequence ATGATAAAGGTATTGTTTTTTGCGAAGCTGCGGGAGCAGGTTGGTCGTTCTGAAATGCAACTTCCTGCTTTGGATTCCGGGAGCAGTGTGGCCTCGCTATTGGATGCCGTGATTGCAGAACTTCCAGAGGCGGAAGCTGTTTTGAGGCAGGGAAATGTTCTCGCGGCGATCAACCAGGAGATGGCGCCGTTGAGCGCGACGGTGGCGGATGGTGATGAGGTCGCATTCTTTCCGCCTGTAACTGGTGGGTGA
- the moaA gene encoding GTP 3',8-cyclase MoaA, producing the protein MSSARLIDRFGREVNYVRLSVTDRCDFRCVYCMAEDMTFLPREQILSLEELYDVGKAFVELGVRKLRLTGGEPLVRRNILELVDKLGRLQELHELTLTTNGSQLVKMAQDLRKAGVKRINVSLDSLNADRFKELTRTGDLQQVLAGIEAAKTAGIERIKLNAVVLRGRNEDEVMDLVRYARAEKLDISFIEEMPLGAITEHNRQLSFVSSAELRERISRDYELFPCSENTGGPSRYYRMSDSASRIGFISPHSHNFCHLCNRVRVTVEGRLLLCLGNEHSVDLREVLRGRPEQLRQTIIDAMMIKPERHYFDLEEEPQIVRFMNMTGG; encoded by the coding sequence ATGTCTTCAGCCCGCCTGATTGATCGATTTGGCCGTGAAGTAAATTATGTGCGGCTGTCTGTAACCGACCGGTGCGACTTTCGTTGTGTGTATTGCATGGCGGAAGATATGACTTTCCTTCCCCGTGAACAAATCCTGTCGTTGGAAGAACTCTATGACGTCGGTAAGGCTTTTGTCGAGCTTGGCGTTCGTAAGCTGCGATTGACTGGGGGAGAACCCCTTGTGCGCCGTAATATTCTGGAGCTGGTGGATAAGCTGGGGCGCTTGCAGGAATTGCATGAGTTAACGCTGACTACTAACGGTTCTCAGCTTGTCAAAATGGCGCAGGACCTGCGTAAAGCCGGCGTCAAGCGCATTAATGTCAGCCTCGACAGTCTAAATGCTGATCGTTTCAAAGAATTGACCCGCACCGGGGACTTGCAGCAAGTGTTGGCGGGAATCGAAGCCGCCAAAACTGCCGGCATAGAGAGAATCAAGCTTAATGCAGTGGTTTTGCGCGGGCGCAATGAAGACGAGGTCATGGATCTGGTGCGATATGCACGTGCGGAGAAACTGGATATTTCTTTTATTGAAGAAATGCCGCTGGGCGCAATCACTGAGCATAATCGACAACTCTCATTTGTCTCCAGCGCTGAATTGCGTGAGCGCATAAGTCGGGATTACGAGTTGTTTCCCTGCAGCGAAAACACTGGGGGTCCCTCTCGTTACTATCGTATGTCCGATAGCGCATCCAGAATTGGCTTTATTTCTCCTCATAGCCATAACTTCTGCCATTTATGCAACCGGGTTAGAGTGACGGTGGAAGGGCGTCTGCTGTTGTGTCTGGGGAATGAGCATTCCGTTGATTTGCGGGAAGTTTTGCGTGGCAGACCCGAACAGTTACGGCAGACAATCATCGATGCGATGATGATTAAGCCGGAACGGCACTACTTTGATCTTGAGGAAGAGCCTCAGATCGTACGCTTTATGAATATGACCGGCGGTTGA
- the ribA gene encoding GTP cyclohydrolase II — protein sequence MSVTYVASCKLPTPFGVFDMHGFQEVGTQKEHIALTLGDIGDGAPVLARTHSECLTGDALFSMRCDCGYQLDEALRSIAAEGRGILLYLRQEGRGIGLLNKIRAYNLQDQGADTVEANEQLGFAADLRDYSMCKPMLYHLGISRIRLMTNNPRKVNSLTSLGIEVVERVPLEVGRNPHNRNYLATKAGKLGHLLTTHQDDDYVVAAK from the coding sequence GTGTCTGTCACCTATGTCGCCAGTTGCAAGCTGCCAACTCCCTTTGGTGTGTTCGATATGCACGGATTCCAGGAAGTCGGCACGCAAAAAGAACATATTGCCCTGACCTTGGGAGATATTGGCGACGGAGCGCCGGTGCTGGCGCGCACACACTCAGAATGCCTGACTGGAGATGCGCTGTTCAGCATGCGCTGTGACTGCGGCTATCAGCTCGACGAAGCGTTGCGCAGTATTGCCGCCGAAGGGCGCGGCATTTTGTTGTACTTGCGCCAGGAAGGTCGTGGGATTGGCTTATTGAATAAGATTCGCGCTTACAACTTACAGGATCAGGGCGCTGATACGGTGGAAGCCAATGAGCAGCTAGGGTTCGCGGCGGACTTGCGCGACTACAGCATGTGTAAACCGATGCTGTATCATCTGGGTATAAGCCGCATTCGTCTAATGACCAACAACCCTCGCAAGGTCAATTCACTGACTAGTTTGGGAATTGAAGTGGTTGAGCGAGTCCCCCTGGAAGTGGGAAGAAATCCCCATAATCGCAACTACCTGGCCACTAAAGCTGGCAAGTTGGGGCACTTGCTGACGACACACCAAGACGATGATTACGTTGTCGCCGCGAAATAA
- the dxs gene encoding 1-deoxy-D-xylulose-5-phosphate synthase, whose translation MQKPYVFQEIPVHRPNTPLLDKIDSPAQLRLLNEAELLQLAHELRAFLLYSVGQSGGHFGAGLGVVELTVALHYAFNTPDDRLVWDVGHQAYPHKILTGRREQMLTIRQKDGLAAFPRREESPYDTFGVGHSSTSISAALGMAIAARMQNLPRKAIAVIGDGAMTAGMAFEALNHAADTKADLLVILNDNDMSISRNVGGLSNYFARLLASKTYNQMRDSGKRVLQGAPGLMELARKTEEHFKGMVAPGTLFEELGFNYIGPIDGHDLPRLVETLNNIKELSGPQFLHVVTKKGKGFAHAESDPIGYHAINKIEPKPKVQDTAKAPKKPRYSNIFGQWLCDMAEQDASLVGITPAMCEGSDLIEFSKRFPERYYDVAIAEQHAVTLAAGLACDGAKPVVAIYSTFLQRAYDQLIHDVAIQNLDVLFAIDRAGLVGEDGPTHAGSFDLTYLRCIPNMVVMAPSDEDETRKMLTTGYRFTGPAAVRYPRGNGPGAEINPGLESLEIGKANLRRRGAQTVILNFGALLSAALEVAEENNFTVVDMRFIKPLDQNMILEMAGSHDLLVTLEENCILGGAGSGVIEFLSSQGIAMPVLQLGLPDEFIEHGKPAELHKEVGLDAQGIAAAIKKRLQSLNLASPKTGTSD comes from the coding sequence ATGCAAAAACCATACGTATTTCAAGAAATTCCAGTGCATCGGCCCAATACGCCGTTGCTCGACAAAATCGACTCTCCGGCCCAGCTGCGCCTTCTTAATGAAGCTGAGCTCCTGCAGTTGGCGCACGAACTACGTGCATTTTTGCTGTACAGCGTAGGCCAATCCGGCGGCCATTTCGGCGCGGGCCTGGGCGTGGTGGAGTTAACCGTAGCCTTGCACTACGCCTTCAATACTCCCGACGACCGACTGGTTTGGGACGTGGGTCATCAAGCTTATCCCCACAAAATACTTACTGGCCGCCGTGAGCAAATGCTCACTATTCGCCAAAAGGACGGTCTCGCCGCTTTCCCCCGTCGCGAGGAAAGCCCTTATGACACCTTTGGCGTTGGACACTCCAGCACCTCTATCAGCGCCGCACTGGGCATGGCGATCGCCGCGCGCATGCAGAACCTGCCCCGGAAAGCCATCGCCGTTATCGGCGACGGAGCCATGACCGCGGGTATGGCGTTCGAAGCTTTGAACCACGCCGCCGACACTAAAGCGGACCTGCTGGTGATTCTGAACGACAACGATATGTCGATTTCCCGTAATGTCGGCGGGCTGTCCAACTATTTCGCCCGCCTGTTGGCGAGCAAGACATACAATCAGATGCGCGACAGCGGCAAGCGCGTGCTGCAAGGCGCACCGGGTCTGATGGAGCTGGCTCGCAAAACAGAAGAGCATTTTAAAGGCATGGTCGCTCCAGGCACTCTGTTCGAAGAGCTTGGCTTCAACTATATCGGACCGATAGACGGCCACGATCTGCCTCGTTTAGTTGAAACCCTGAATAATATCAAGGAACTGAGCGGACCTCAGTTCCTGCATGTGGTCACGAAAAAGGGCAAGGGCTTCGCTCATGCGGAAAGCGACCCTATCGGCTATCACGCCATCAACAAGATTGAACCCAAGCCCAAGGTGCAAGACACCGCCAAAGCGCCCAAAAAGCCGCGCTACTCCAATATTTTTGGTCAGTGGTTGTGCGACATGGCGGAACAGGACGCCAGCTTGGTGGGCATCACTCCCGCCATGTGCGAAGGCTCCGATCTGATCGAGTTCTCCAAACGCTTCCCGGAACGTTATTACGATGTCGCCATCGCGGAGCAGCATGCAGTGACTTTAGCCGCTGGCTTGGCTTGCGACGGAGCCAAGCCGGTAGTGGCCATTTACTCCACCTTCCTGCAGCGCGCCTATGACCAGCTCATTCACGATGTCGCAATTCAGAATCTGGATGTGCTTTTCGCTATCGACCGCGCAGGTTTGGTCGGCGAAGACGGTCCTACCCACGCCGGCAGTTTTGATCTCACCTACCTGCGTTGCATCCCCAATATGGTGGTCATGGCGCCGTCGGATGAAGATGAAACCCGTAAAATGCTGACTACAGGATACAGATTCACAGGTCCCGCAGCAGTGCGTTACCCAAGAGGCAACGGACCAGGCGCGGAAATCAACCCTGGGCTGGAGTCCTTGGAGATAGGCAAAGCCAACCTGCGTCGCCGCGGCGCGCAGACTGTCATTTTGAACTTCGGCGCCTTGTTGTCTGCCGCCTTAGAAGTGGCGGAAGAGAATAATTTCACCGTTGTGGATATGCGATTCATCAAACCCCTGGATCAGAATATGATTCTGGAGATGGCGGGAAGCCATGATCTTTTGGTGACGCTAGAAGAGAATTGCATCCTTGGCGGCGCAGGCAGCGGCGTTATCGAGTTTCTCTCTTCCCAAGGCATCGCCATGCCTGTCTTACAACTAGGTCTTCCCGATGAGTTTATCGAACACGGCAAGCCTGCTGAACTGCACAAAGAAGTCGGCCTGGATGCGCAAGGTATCGCCGCCGCCATTAAGAAGCGCCTGCAGAGCCTGAATCTGGCGTCGCCCAAGACCGGCACCAGCGACTGA
- a CDS encoding polyprenyl synthetase family protein, with amino-acid sequence MTPKTDSLDDFFQRNRAQIDQALANLLPNPEGPKARLNEAMRYCVLNGGKRVRPLLLLATTEALGGDLQQALPACCAVELIHAYSLVHDDLPAMDDDSLRRGKPTCHIAFDEATAILVGDGLQTLAFSALTEPSGASAESMLQMVRELARASGHQGMVGGQAIDIYSEGHTLKLEELERMHLEKTGALIESSIVLGALSAGRTDAETIDGLRRFAQAIGLAFQVRDDIIDVESDTSVLGKTAGKDAERNKPTYTSLLGLEQAKLKARQLYEEALAQLQALGLQNSRLQDLASFMIERTH; translated from the coding sequence ATGACGCCGAAGACTGATTCTCTCGACGACTTTTTCCAGCGTAACCGCGCCCAAATCGACCAAGCCCTAGCCAACCTGCTTCCCAATCCGGAAGGCCCCAAGGCCAGGCTGAATGAGGCCATGCGTTATTGCGTGCTTAACGGCGGAAAGCGAGTACGTCCTTTACTGTTGCTCGCTACTACGGAAGCCTTGGGCGGAGACCTGCAACAGGCGTTACCCGCCTGCTGCGCGGTAGAACTGATTCACGCCTACTCTTTGGTGCATGACGATTTGCCGGCAATGGACGACGATTCTCTGCGCCGAGGCAAACCCACTTGCCATATCGCTTTTGACGAAGCCACCGCCATTCTGGTCGGCGATGGCCTGCAAACACTGGCGTTTAGCGCATTAACCGAGCCCTCAGGCGCATCCGCGGAAAGCATGCTGCAGATGGTGCGAGAACTTGCCCGCGCCAGTGGGCATCAGGGCATGGTCGGCGGACAGGCTATCGATATCTACTCAGAGGGCCATACGCTCAAGCTTGAGGAATTGGAGCGCATGCACCTGGAAAAAACCGGCGCGCTGATTGAGTCGAGTATTGTATTGGGCGCCCTGTCCGCCGGCCGGACTGACGCAGAAACCATTGACGGCTTACGCCGCTTCGCGCAGGCCATTGGCTTGGCGTTTCAGGTTCGTGACGACATCATAGACGTGGAAAGCGACACCAGCGTATTAGGTAAAACCGCAGGGAAAGACGCCGAGCGCAACAAACCTACGTACACGTCTCTATTGGGTCTTGAACAAGCGAAACTGAAGGCGCGCCAGCTATATGAGGAAGCCCTCGCGCAGCTGCAGGCGCTGGGTTTGCAGAACTCCCGGTTACAGGATCTTGCCAGCTTCATGATCGAGCGCACGCATTGA